Proteins encoded in a region of the Salipiger sp. CCB-MM3 genome:
- the argE gene encoding acetylornithine deacetylase, with amino-acid sequence MFLRPSEPHISDTAGLLAATEEHLSHLIACPTVSSESNLAMITMMADFLDHLGAKVEIFRDPGGGKANLFATIGPDVPGGVVLSGHSDVVPVTDQDWASDPFTLVERQDHLYGRGTCDMKGFIAAALALAEPVSKMQLKRPLHLCFTHDEEVGCLGARALVPELQRLGYAPRMAIIGEPTGMRLIEGHKGCCEYTTRFHGLEGHGSAPDRGVNAVLYALRYTNRLMELAEALKVRAPQGSRFDPPWTTVNVGRLAGGAAHNVIPGKAEIDWEMRPVQPGDAAFVKEALAHCVENELLPAMRAVHPNAEITTEVIGEVVGLMPLPDNEARDLISRLTGSNSADVVPFGTEAGLFQQMGMSVVVCGPGEIAQAHKPDEFVTRGQLAQCLGLLEGVAQSLRA; translated from the coding sequence ATGTTCCTGCGCCCGTCCGAGCCTCACATCAGCGACACCGCCGGCCTGCTGGCCGCCACCGAAGAGCATCTGTCGCATCTGATCGCCTGCCCGACCGTCTCGAGCGAGAGCAATCTGGCGATGATCACCATGATGGCCGATTTCCTCGACCACCTCGGCGCGAAGGTCGAGATCTTCCGTGATCCCGGCGGCGGCAAGGCCAATCTCTTCGCCACCATCGGCCCCGACGTGCCGGGCGGCGTGGTTCTGTCGGGCCATTCCGACGTGGTGCCGGTGACCGATCAGGACTGGGCCAGCGATCCTTTCACCCTCGTCGAGCGGCAGGATCACCTCTATGGCCGCGGCACCTGCGACATGAAGGGCTTCATCGCCGCCGCGCTGGCGCTGGCCGAACCGGTCTCGAAGATGCAGCTCAAGCGCCCGCTGCACCTGTGCTTCACTCATGACGAAGAGGTCGGCTGCCTCGGCGCCCGCGCGCTGGTGCCCGAGTTGCAGCGCCTCGGCTATGCGCCGCGCATGGCCATCATCGGCGAGCCAACGGGCATGCGGCTGATCGAGGGCCACAAGGGCTGCTGCGAATACACCACCCGGTTCCACGGGCTCGAGGGCCATGGCTCGGCGCCGGATCGGGGCGTCAACGCGGTGCTTTACGCGCTGCGCTACACCAACAGGCTGATGGAACTGGCCGAGGCGCTGAAGGTGCGCGCGCCGCAGGGCAGCCGCTTTGATCCGCCGTGGACCACCGTGAACGTCGGGCGTCTCGCGGGCGGCGCCGCGCATAACGTCATCCCCGGCAAGGCCGAGATCGACTGGGAGATGCGCCCGGTGCAGCCCGGCGACGCCGCATTCGTCAAAGAGGCGCTCGCCCATTGCGTCGAGAATGAATTGCTGCCCGCGATGCGCGCTGTGCACCCGAACGCCGAGATCACCACCGAGGTGATCGGCGAGGTGGTGGGCCTGATGCCCCTGCCCGACAATGAGGCGCGCGATCTCATCTCCCGGCTCACCGGCAGCAATTCCGCCGACGTCGTGCCCTTCGGCACCGAAGCGGGCCTCTTCCAGCAGATGGGCATGTCGGTGGTGGTCTGCGGCCCCGGCGAGATTGCACAGGCGCATAAGCCTGACGAATTCGTCACCCGCGGCCAGTTGGCGCAATGCCTCGGTCTGCTCGAGGGCGTAGCTCAAAGCCTGCGCGCCTGA
- a CDS encoding L,D-transpeptidase family protein produces MSASDLLLTRAGLRFDGRLWPCVIGRGGVRAGKREGDGATPVGVHRIVAMLYRPDRMAQPAPWATPIGLRDLWCDDVASPAYNQLVEAPFAPSHETLRRADPLYDLVLITDWNWPEAEPGRGSAIFLHQWRRPGYPTAGCIGFDPSDLRRIAARLRPGARLVVPEALDGWRVG; encoded by the coding sequence GTGAGCGCCTCGGACCTGCTGCTGACCCGCGCCGGACTGCGGTTCGACGGGCGGCTCTGGCCCTGCGTCATCGGGCGCGGCGGGGTGCGTGCCGGCAAGCGTGAGGGCGATGGCGCGACCCCGGTGGGGGTACATCGGATCGTTGCGATGCTCTATCGGCCCGACCGCATGGCGCAGCCCGCGCCCTGGGCCACGCCCATCGGTCTGCGTGATCTGTGGTGCGATGATGTCGCCTCTCCGGCCTACAACCAACTGGTCGAAGCGCCTTTCGCGCCCAGCCATGAAACCCTGCGCCGTGCCGATCCGCTGTATGATCTTGTGCTGATCACCGATTGGAACTGGCCCGAGGCGGAGCCCGGGCGCGGCTCGGCGATCTTCCTGCATCAATGGCGGCGGCCGGGCTATCCGACGGCCGGGTGTATCGGCTTTGATCCCAGCGATCTGCGGCGCATCGCGGCGCGGCTGAGGCCGGGGGCGCGGCTGGTCGTACCCGAGGCGCTTGATGGGTGGCGCGTGGGCTGA
- the ribA gene encoding GTP cyclohydrolase II, with product MTLAPDLGELLARARADLRMGVPVVLRTASGAGALVVAAETVSAARLAVLRALPGDLDLTVTARRAETLKARAYDGDLARVILPQDAGLDWVQAIADPADDLAKPMKGPLATRRGGDTGLHRLAITLVKSARLLPAALILPLDDPEGFAQGECLTVVEADPAGPYMLTLARLDHVVAAKVPLRAAQNARLHIFRPEDGSDEHYAIEIGRPDRSLPVLSRLHSACFTGDLLGSLKCDCGPQLNAALAQMGAEGSGVLLYLNQEGRGIGLANKMRAYALQDQGFDTVEANHRLGFEDDERDFRLGAEILRKMGFGAVRLLTNNPAKMAMMERCGITVAERVPLKVGENAFNERYLATKAAKSGHLL from the coding sequence ATGACCCTCGCGCCCGATCTCGGAGAACTCCTCGCCCGCGCCCGTGCGGATCTGCGCATGGGCGTGCCGGTAGTCCTGCGCACGGCCAGCGGTGCCGGTGCGCTGGTGGTCGCGGCCGAGACGGTCTCGGCGGCGCGGCTGGCGGTGCTGCGCGCGCTGCCGGGGGACCTTGACCTGACTGTCACCGCGCGCCGCGCCGAGACGCTGAAAGCGCGGGCCTATGATGGCGATCTGGCGCGGGTGATCCTGCCGCAGGACGCGGGGCTGGACTGGGTGCAGGCGATCGCCGATCCCGCCGATGACCTCGCCAAGCCGATGAAGGGCCCGCTCGCCACCCGCCGCGGCGGCGATACCGGGCTGCACCGGCTGGCGATCACGCTGGTCAAATCGGCCCGGCTGCTGCCCGCCGCGCTGATCCTGCCGCTGGACGACCCCGAGGGATTTGCGCAGGGCGAATGCCTGACCGTGGTCGAGGCCGACCCCGCCGGACCCTACATGCTGACGCTGGCGCGGCTAGACCACGTGGTCGCCGCCAAGGTGCCGCTGCGCGCGGCACAGAACGCCCGGCTGCACATCTTCCGCCCCGAGGATGGCTCGGACGAACATTACGCCATCGAGATCGGCCGCCCGGACCGTTCGCTGCCGGTGCTGTCGCGGCTGCATTCGGCCTGTTTCACCGGCGACCTTCTGGGCTCGCTGAAATGCGACTGCGGCCCGCAGCTCAATGCGGCGCTGGCGCAGATGGGGGCCGAGGGGTCGGGTGTGCTGCTTTACCTCAACCAAGAAGGCCGGGGCATCGGGCTGGCCAACAAGATGCGCGCCTATGCGCTGCAGGATCAGGGGTTCGACACGGTTGAGGCGAACCACCGCCTCGGCTTCGAGGATGACGAGCGCGACTTCCGGCTCGGAGCCGAGATCCTGCGCAAGATGGGCTTTGGCGCGGTGCGGCTGCTGACCAACAACCCCGCCAAGATGGCGATGATGGAGCGCTGCGGCATCACCGTCGCCGAGCGTGTGCCGCTGAAGGTGGGCGAGAACGCCTTCAACGAGCGCTACCTTGCCACCAAGGCCGCGAAATCGGGCCACCTGCTGTGA
- a CDS encoding response regulator transcription factor, protein MAQIKNILLVDDDDDLREALAEQLVMTEDFEVFEAETGAAAMARAKEQVYDLLILDVGLPDTDGRELCKLMRKQGVKSPILMLTGHDTDADTILGLDAGANDYVTKPFKFPVLLARIRAQLRQHEQSEDAVFTVGPYTFKPSMKLLVTEDDRKIRLTEKETNILKFLYRSTEGVVPREILLHEVWGYNAGVTTHTLETHIYRLRQKIEPDPSNARILVTESGGYRLVA, encoded by the coding sequence ATGGCCCAGATCAAGAATATCCTGCTGGTAGACGATGACGACGACCTGCGCGAGGCGCTGGCAGAGCAATTGGTCATGACCGAGGATTTCGAGGTGTTCGAGGCCGAGACCGGCGCCGCCGCAATGGCCCGCGCAAAGGAACAGGTCTACGATCTTCTCATTCTCGACGTCGGCCTGCCCGACACCGATGGCCGCGAGCTGTGCAAGCTGATGCGCAAGCAGGGGGTCAAATCGCCGATCCTTATGCTGACCGGCCATGACACCGATGCGGACACGATCCTTGGCCTCGACGCGGGCGCCAACGACTACGTGACCAAACCCTTCAAATTCCCGGTGCTGCTGGCCCGCATCCGCGCGCAGCTGCGCCAGCACGAACAGTCCGAGGACGCGGTTTTCACCGTTGGGCCTTACACGTTCAAACCCTCGATGAAGCTGCTGGTGACGGAAGACGATCGCAAAATCCGCCTGACCGAGAAAGAGACGAACATCCTCAAGTTCCTCTACCGCTCGACCGAAGGCGTGGTGCCGCGCGAGATCCTGCTGCACGAGGTTTGGGGCTATAACGCCGGTGTGACGACCCACACGCTGGAGACGCACATTTACCGCCTGCGCCAGAAAATCGAGCCCGATCCTTCGAACGCCCGAATTTTGGTCACTGAATCCGGGGGATACAGACTGGTTGCCTGA
- the pnp gene encoding polyribonucleotide nucleotidyltransferase: protein MFNVTTKSMQWGEETLTLETGKVARQADGTVIATLGETSVMANVTFAKEPKPGQDFFPLTVHYQEKYYAAGKVPGGFFKREARPTEKETLTARLIDRPIRPLFVPGFKHEVLVMCTVLSHDLVNDPDVVAMIAASAALTISGVPFMGPIAGCRVGYTDGEYVLNPTVDDMQGLRNNPEQRLDLVVAGTKDAVMMVESEAYELTEEEMLGAVTFAHEQIQPVVDLIIDLAESAAKEPFDFQAPDYSELFDVVKGLGEAKMKEAYAITDKQARVAAVSAAKEAIKAELSEEQLEDANLGSAIKKLESVVLRSDVVKNKRRIDGRALDQVRSIVSETGVLPRTHGSSLFTRGETQALVVTTLGTGDDEQIIDALHGNFRSNFLLHYNFPPYSVGEVGRVGSPGRREIGHGKLAWRALQAVLPAPTDFPYTIRVVSEITESNGSSSMASVCGGSLSMMDAGVPLKAPVAGVAMGLVLEDDGEYAVLTDILGDEDHLGDMDFKVAGTENGITSLQMDIKVAGITPEIMKQALSQAKEGRMHILGEMAKALTEAAEFSVHAPRIETMQIPTDKIREVIGSGGKVIREIVEVSGAKVDINDDGVIKIASANGEAIQKAYDMIYSIVAEPEEGSIYKGKVVKIVDFGAFVNFFGKRDGLVHVSQIENRRLNHPSDVLKEGQEVYVKLLGFDDRGKVRLAMKMVDQETGEEISAEKKEETAE, encoded by the coding sequence ATGTTCAACGTAACGACGAAATCCATGCAGTGGGGCGAGGAAACCCTCACCCTCGAGACCGGGAAAGTCGCCCGCCAGGCAGATGGCACCGTCATCGCGACGCTCGGCGAGACCTCGGTCATGGCCAACGTGACCTTCGCGAAGGAACCGAAGCCGGGTCAGGATTTCTTCCCGCTGACCGTTCACTACCAAGAAAAATACTACGCCGCGGGCAAGGTGCCCGGTGGCTTCTTCAAGCGCGAGGCGCGTCCGACCGAGAAAGAGACGCTGACCGCACGCCTGATCGACCGTCCGATCCGTCCGCTCTTCGTCCCCGGCTTCAAGCATGAAGTGCTGGTGATGTGCACCGTGCTGTCGCACGACCTCGTCAACGACCCTGATGTCGTTGCGATGATCGCTGCCTCGGCTGCGCTGACCATCTCGGGCGTGCCCTTCATGGGCCCGATCGCAGGCTGCCGCGTCGGTTACACCGATGGCGAATACGTGCTGAACCCGACCGTCGACGACATGCAGGGGCTGCGCAACAACCCCGAGCAGCGTCTCGACCTCGTCGTCGCCGGCACCAAAGACGCCGTGATGATGGTGGAATCGGAAGCTTACGAGCTGACCGAAGAAGAGATGCTGGGCGCCGTGACCTTCGCGCACGAGCAGATCCAGCCGGTTGTCGACCTGATCATCGATCTGGCCGAATCCGCCGCGAAAGAGCCTTTCGACTTCCAGGCACCGGATTACTCCGAGCTGTTCGACGTGGTGAAGGGTCTTGGCGAAGCCAAGATGAAAGAAGCCTACGCGATCACCGATAAGCAGGCGCGCGTCGCCGCCGTGTCGGCCGCCAAGGAAGCGATCAAGGCAGAACTGAGCGAAGAGCAGCTTGAAGACGCGAACCTCGGTTCGGCGATCAAGAAGCTCGAGTCGGTTGTGCTGCGCTCGGACGTGGTCAAGAACAAGCGTCGCATCGACGGTCGTGCCCTCGATCAGGTTCGCTCGATCGTGTCGGAAACCGGCGTTCTGCCGCGGACCCACGGCTCGTCGCTGTTCACCCGCGGTGAAACGCAGGCGCTGGTCGTGACCACGCTGGGCACCGGCGACGATGAGCAGATCATCGACGCGCTGCACGGCAACTTCCGCAGCAACTTCCTGCTGCACTACAACTTCCCGCCGTATTCGGTTGGTGAAGTGGGCCGCGTTGGCTCGCCGGGTCGCCGTGAAATCGGCCACGGCAAGCTGGCATGGCGCGCGCTGCAGGCCGTGCTGCCCGCTCCGACCGACTTCCCCTACACCATTCGCGTGGTGTCGGAGATCACCGAATCCAACGGCTCGTCCTCGATGGCCTCCGTCTGCGGCGGCTCGCTGTCGATGATGGATGCAGGCGTTCCGCTGAAGGCGCCGGTGGCCGGTGTGGCCATGGGCCTCGTGCTGGAAGACGACGGTGAGTATGCGGTTCTGACCGACATCCTCGGCGACGAAGACCACCTCGGCGACATGGACTTCAAAGTCGCAGGCACCGAAAACGGCATCACCTCGCTGCAGATGGACATCAAGGTCGCGGGCATCACTCCCGAGATCATGAAGCAGGCTTTGTCGCAGGCGAAAGAAGGCCGGATGCACATCCTCGGCGAGATGGCCAAGGCTCTGACCGAAGCGGCAGAGTTCTCGGTTCACGCGCCGCGCATCGAGACCATGCAGATCCCGACCGACAAGATCCGTGAAGTGATCGGTTCGGGCGGCAAGGTGATCCGCGAGATCGTCGAAGTGTCGGGCGCCAAGGTCGACATCAACGACGATGGCGTGATCAAGATCGCCTCGGCCAACGGTGAAGCCATCCAGAAGGCCTATGACATGATCTACTCGATCGTGGCAGAGCCGGAAGAGGGTTCGATCTACAAAGGCAAGGTCGTGAAGATCGTCGATTTCGGTGCCTTCGTGAACTTCTTCGGCAAGCGCGACGGCCTCGTGCACGTCAGCCAGATCGAGAACCGCCGCCTGAACCATCCGTCGGATGTGCTGAAGGAAGGTCAGGAAGTCTACGTGAAGCTTCTGGGCTTCGACGATCGCGGCAAGGTGCGCCTCGCCATGAAGATGGTCGACCAAGAGACCGGCGAAGAGATCTCTGCTGAGAAGAAGGAAGAGACCGCGGAGTGA
- the rpsO gene encoding 30S ribosomal protein S15: protein MSITVEEKNRLMKEFATKEGDTGSPEVQVAILTSRISTLTEHFKTHKKDNHSRRGLLKLVAQRRKLLDYLKGKEEARYTALIQRLGIRR, encoded by the coding sequence ATGTCGATCACCGTTGAAGAAAAGAACCGCCTGATGAAGGAATTCGCAACCAAAGAAGGCGACACCGGTTCGCCCGAAGTTCAGGTTGCTATCCTCACCAGCCGCATCTCGACCCTGACCGAGCACTTCAAGACCCACAAGAAGGACAACCACTCGCGTCGTGGCCTTCTGAAGCTCGTGGCTCAGCGCCGCAAGCTGCTGGACTACCTGAAGGGCAAGGAAGAGGCGCGTTACACCGCCCTGATCCAGCGCCTCGGCATCCGCCGCTGA
- a CDS encoding calcium-binding protein produces the protein MLFLTGLMGMALLGSLAIFASPGGEGADESGGDDAASGPAEGGEEDVPLDTSLLDQVSASFDTDWNAAQSDTGQSDPGQIETSQIETGRIDAGSDGADILIGTPLTDLLGGGAGEDFLDGRGSDDELLGGDGNDTVLGGEGNDTLHGDAGSDVLRGAEGDDLLFAHDGGGALDGGAGDDEAQGGLGADLLLGGAGQDALLGREGDDTLIGGSGADTLFGGWGDDLLSGVEADAGGHDQDDADFLNGGSGSDTLWIGAGDLASGGAGADGFILGEWSAGEAAAELVDFDPSQDQLIVFYDGAGGDADAPELELRESAEVAGVTELVVDGEVLAHLPSDAVPTLDSIALLNGGAPDLAGT, from the coding sequence ATGCTGTTTCTGACCGGACTAATGGGCATGGCGCTGTTGGGCTCGCTGGCAATCTTCGCGTCGCCGGGCGGCGAGGGCGCGGACGAGAGCGGCGGCGATGACGCGGCCTCAGGGCCCGCAGAAGGGGGCGAGGAGGATGTGCCGCTGGACACCAGCCTGCTCGACCAAGTCAGCGCCAGTTTCGACACGGATTGGAACGCGGCGCAGAGTGATACGGGCCAGAGTGATCCCGGCCAGATCGAGACGAGCCAGATCGAGACGGGCCGTATCGACGCGGGAAGTGACGGGGCGGACATTCTGATTGGCACGCCGCTGACCGATCTTCTTGGCGGCGGTGCGGGCGAGGATTTTCTCGACGGGCGCGGCAGCGATGACGAACTGCTCGGCGGGGATGGCAACGACACGGTGCTGGGGGGCGAGGGCAATGACACGCTGCACGGCGACGCAGGCAGCGATGTGCTGCGCGGGGCGGAGGGGGATGATCTGCTCTTTGCCCATGACGGTGGCGGCGCGCTCGACGGGGGCGCGGGCGATGACGAGGCGCAGGGCGGGCTTGGCGCCGATCTGCTCCTAGGGGGCGCAGGGCAGGACGCGCTTTTGGGGCGCGAGGGCGATGACACGCTGATCGGTGGAAGCGGCGCCGATACGCTGTTTGGCGGTTGGGGCGACGACCTGCTGTCGGGGGTCGAGGCGGATGCCGGGGGGCACGATCAGGACGATGCGGATTTTCTCAACGGCGGCTCGGGCAGCGACACGCTCTGGATCGGCGCGGGCGATCTGGCGAGCGGCGGTGCCGGGGCGGACGGTTTTATCCTTGGCGAATGGAGTGCCGGGGAGGCGGCGGCCGAACTGGTGGATTTCGATCCGTCGCAAGATCAATTGATCGTCTTCTACGATGGTGCGGGCGGGGATGCGGATGCGCCGGAGTTGGAGCTTCGTGAAAGCGCAGAGGTGGCGGGGGTGACCGAGCTTGTGGTAGATGGCGAAGTGCTTGCGCATCTGCCCAGCGACGCTGTCCCAACGCTTGACAGTATCGCCCTGCTGAATGGTGGCGCGCCCGATCTTGCGGGGACGTGA
- a CDS encoding DUF1643 domain-containing protein, whose protein sequence is MIERRHEENGMRSRALYSPCEAYRYGLERVWDPAHPGGLLLWIMLNPSTADERQNDPTIERCQRRAQALGFGGMRIANLFGYRATKPADLRRAPAPVGAENDALLLRWHAEAGLTLAGWGVHGVHLGRGAEIAGVLSGDLHVLGLTKDGHPRHPLYVSYSQQPQIWQRSR, encoded by the coding sequence ATGATCGAGCGGCGGCACGAAGAGAACGGCATGCGCTCGCGGGCGCTCTACTCGCCCTGCGAGGCCTATCGCTATGGGCTCGAGCGGGTCTGGGACCCGGCGCATCCGGGCGGGCTGCTGCTGTGGATCATGCTCAACCCCTCCACCGCCGACGAACGGCAGAACGATCCCACCATCGAACGCTGCCAGCGCCGCGCGCAGGCGCTTGGCTTCGGCGGCATGCGGATCGCCAATCTCTTTGGCTATCGCGCCACCAAACCCGCCGATCTGCGCCGCGCGCCCGCCCCGGTGGGTGCGGAGAATGACGCGCTATTGCTGCGCTGGCACGCCGAGGCGGGGCTGACGCTGGCGGGCTGGGGCGTGCATGGCGTGCATCTGGGACGCGGGGCGGAGATCGCGGGGGTGCTTTCGGGGGATCTGCATGTGCTTGGGCTGACCAAGGACGGCCATCCGCGTCACCCGCTTTACGTGTCCTACAGCCAGCAGCCGCAAATTTGGCAGCGCTCGCGTTAA
- a CDS encoding threonine ammonia-lyase, with protein sequence MDITRIEAAAARLKGHARRTPLLSSPFLDEIAGRRVLIKAECLQHTGSFKFRGAWSALSALDPEVRAKGVIAFSSGNHAQGIAAAAKGFGVPAVIIMPADAPAAKVAGTKGLGAEVVPYDRETEDRDALGAQLAAERGLTLVKPFDEPEVIAGQGTCGLEIAEQAAEAGVTQADVIVCCGGGGLTSGIALALEAKAPGLRVRPAEPEGFDDVKRSLEAGAIQRNAAMGGNICDAIVTPQPGDLTFPIINRLCGPGLAVSEEEALKAMQLAVRHLKIVAEPGGAVALASALFRPGQIEGDAVICTVSGGNVDPAILARALALDI encoded by the coding sequence ATGGACATCACCCGGATCGAAGCCGCCGCCGCGCGGCTCAAGGGCCACGCGCGCCGCACGCCGCTGCTTTCCTCCCCGTTTCTCGACGAGATCGCCGGGCGCCGCGTGCTGATAAAGGCCGAGTGCCTGCAGCACACCGGCAGCTTCAAGTTCCGCGGCGCGTGGTCGGCACTTTCGGCGCTCGATCCGGAGGTGCGTGCCAAAGGGGTGATCGCCTTTTCCTCGGGCAACCATGCGCAGGGCATCGCCGCCGCCGCCAAGGGGTTTGGCGTTCCGGCGGTGATCATCATGCCCGCTGACGCCCCCGCCGCCAAGGTCGCGGGCACCAAGGGGCTGGGCGCCGAGGTGGTACCCTATGACCGCGAGACCGAAGACCGCGACGCGCTTGGCGCGCAGCTCGCTGCCGAGCGCGGGCTGACGCTGGTCAAACCCTTCGACGAGCCCGAAGTGATCGCCGGACAAGGCACCTGCGGGCTGGAGATCGCCGAACAGGCCGCCGAGGCGGGCGTGACACAGGCCGACGTCATCGTCTGCTGCGGCGGCGGTGGTCTGACCTCGGGCATCGCGCTGGCGCTGGAGGCGAAGGCTCCCGGCCTGCGCGTGCGCCCCGCCGAGCCCGAGGGCTTTGACGACGTGAAGCGCTCGCTGGAGGCGGGCGCGATCCAGCGCAACGCCGCCATGGGGGGCAACATCTGCGATGCAATCGTCACGCCGCAGCCCGGCGATCTCACCTTCCCGATCATCAACCGGCTCTGCGGCCCCGGGCTGGCGGTGAGCGAGGAAGAGGCGCTGAAGGCGATGCAACTTGCCGTGCGCCACCTCAAAATCGTCGCCGAGCCGGGTGGCGCGGTGGCGCTGGCCTCGGCGCTCTTCCGCCCTGGGCAGATCGAAGGCGACGCGGTGATCTGCACCGTCTCGGGCGGCAATGTCGATCCGGCGATCCTCGCCCGCGCCCTTGCGCTGGACATCTGA
- a CDS encoding Trm112 family protein yields MSEASAEETFVFDRRMLEALVCPVTHGVLEYDAEQQELISKNAALAFPIREGIPVMLLDEARRIDG; encoded by the coding sequence ATGAGTGAAGCTTCCGCCGAAGAGACCTTTGTCTTCGACCGCCGCATGCTTGAGGCGCTGGTCTGCCCGGTCACCCATGGGGTGCTGGAATATGACGCCGAGCAGCAGGAGCTGATCAGCAAGAACGCTGCGCTGGCCTTCCCGATCCGCGAGGGCATTCCGGTGATGCTGCTCGACGAGGCGCGGCGGATCGACGGCTGA
- a CDS encoding LON peptidase substrate-binding domain-containing protein produces the protein MVRRTDLPGMIPVFPLPGALLLPRSRLPLHIFEPRYLAMLDDALKTDTRLIGMVQPLGHDESETPALQRIGCAGRITQFSETEDGRYMITLSGLSRFRIQKEVEGFTPYRRCEVDWNGFEHDLDAHADSDDSFDRGAFLRLLDRYFEARGLSADWDTLKEAEDELLINSLSMLLDFVPEEKQALLEAPRLASRRETLVTLIEFALRGGEEDLIQ, from the coding sequence ATGGTGAGACGAACTGATCTCCCGGGGATGATCCCGGTTTTCCCGCTTCCCGGTGCCCTGCTGCTGCCGCGCTCGCGCCTGCCGCTGCACATCTTCGAGCCGCGTTATCTGGCGATGCTGGATGACGCGCTGAAGACCGACACACGCCTGATTGGCATGGTGCAGCCGCTGGGCCACGACGAAAGCGAAACGCCCGCGCTGCAGCGCATCGGCTGCGCCGGGCGGATCACGCAGTTCTCGGAGACCGAGGACGGGCGCTACATGATCACCCTGTCGGGCCTGTCGCGCTTCCGCATCCAGAAAGAGGTGGAAGGGTTCACGCCCTATCGCCGCTGCGAGGTGGACTGGAACGGGTTCGAGCATGATCTCGACGCCCATGCCGACAGCGATGACAGCTTTGATCGCGGTGCTTTCCTGCGTCTGCTCGACCGCTATTTCGAAGCGCGCGGCCTGTCGGCGGATTGGGATACGCTCAAGGAAGCGGAAGACGAGTTGCTGATCAATTCGCTGTCGATGCTGCTGGATTTCGTGCCCGAGGAAAAGCAGGCGCTGCTTGAGGCGCCGCGACTGGCGTCGCGCCGCGAAACGCTTGTGACCCTGATCGAATTCGCCCTGCGTGGCGGTGAAGAGGACCTGATTCAATGA
- a CDS encoding thioredoxin family protein codes for MLELGKTEAPKADLIKDVSEADFMAEVIDASQEVPVIVDFWAPWCGPCKQLGPALEAAVTEAKGAVKMAKVNVDEAQMIAGQLRIQSIPTVYAFYKGQPIDGFQGALPPSELKSFIDRVVQASGGDASGGLDEAIATAEEMLEQGAAADAAQVFAAILEEDPQNAKAYAGLVSCYLALDDLDQAEAVLNGAPVEISKAPELEAAHAKIELAKQASNAGPVAELTAKVEADPADLQARFDLAQALYAHGETEDAVTQLLELFRRDREWNDGAAKAQLFTIFEALKPNDPVVLNGRRKLSSMIFA; via the coding sequence ATGCTGGAACTGGGCAAGACCGAGGCCCCCAAGGCCGATCTCATCAAGGACGTCAGCGAAGCCGACTTCATGGCAGAGGTGATCGACGCCTCGCAGGAAGTGCCGGTGATCGTGGATTTCTGGGCGCCCTGGTGCGGCCCGTGCAAGCAGCTTGGACCGGCGCTGGAAGCCGCCGTCACCGAGGCCAAGGGCGCGGTGAAGATGGCCAAGGTCAACGTCGACGAGGCGCAGATGATCGCCGGTCAGCTGCGCATCCAGTCGATCCCCACCGTCTATGCCTTCTACAAGGGCCAGCCGATCGACGGCTTTCAGGGCGCGCTGCCGCCGTCGGAACTGAAAAGCTTCATCGACCGCGTGGTGCAGGCCTCGGGCGGTGATGCGTCGGGCGGGCTCGATGAAGCGATCGCCACCGCAGAAGAGATGCTGGAGCAGGGCGCCGCTGCCGACGCCGCGCAGGTCTTTGCCGCGATCCTCGAAGAAGACCCGCAGAACGCCAAGGCCTATGCCGGTCTGGTGTCCTGCTATCTCGCGCTCGATGACCTCGATCAGGCCGAAGCCGTGCTCAACGGCGCGCCGGTCGAGATCTCCAAAGCGCCTGAGCTGGAAGCAGCTCATGCCAAGATCGAGCTTGCCAAACAGGCCAGCAACGCCGGCCCGGTCGCCGAACTGACCGCGAAAGTCGAGGCCGACCCGGCGGACCTGCAAGCCCGTTTCGATCTGGCGCAGGCGCTCTATGCCCATGGCGAGACCGAAGACGCGGTGACCCAGTTGCTGGAGCTTTTCCGCCGCGACCGCGAGTGGAACGACGGCGCCGCCAAGGCGCAGCTTTTCACCATCTTCGAGGCGCTGAAGCCGAACGATCCGGTTGTTCTCAACGGGCGCCGTAAACTTAGCTCGATGATATTTGCCTGA